The Gemmatimonadetes bacterium SCN 70-22 genomic sequence GTCCACGTCGGCCGTTGGCCACACCAGCGATCGCGCCCAGTCGCTGATGGCGTATGGCGGCGGGCTGGTGAACGTCGACACCGCCGTGGTTCGGGACGTGGAGATCCGCTTCTACGGAACCACCGCGGTCGCCCTCGGGATGATGGACTGGTCAGGCTCGGCCGCGGGACGCGCCTTCGGCGGCACGGTCCGGTTTCAGCACGTCTGGGCGCATGCCGACGGGGCGTGGCGTCTCGTGGCCAGCCAGCTGACCAGCCAACCCTAGGCGCCGCACGCCGCCCCGGTAGCTGACGCAGGAAGTGATTGCGCGCGTCGCCGCTCCCTGCCCGCTTTCGCCCCACCTGCCCCGACACCCGATCCCGACACGAGGAGAGCGCACATGACATCCATCAACCCATTCGCCCCCCTGCGACTGGCCACGATCGCGGCATTCGCCGTCGCCATGTCGGGGTGCAGCGCGCAACGAGAGCCCGTCAAGGACGCCGCGACGGCAAGCGTCGATACGCGGACGCTCGTGGCGCTTCCGGCGGCCGAGCAGGAGGCGGTGCGCCACGAGATGCGAGCCATGCTCGGGGCGCTGAACGGCGTCATGGCGGCGACGGCGAGTCGTGACACCGCCGCCCTCTTCGCCGCCCTTGCACCTGCCGGCATGGCCGCGGCGGCGGATCCGGCCATCGAGGAGATGCTCCCGCCCGAGTGGCGAGAGCTCGCCGAGCAGGTCCACGCCGGCTTCGACAGCATCGCCGTCGCGGTCCGGCAGGCCAGGGAGACCTCCGCCGTACCCGACACGGTGCTCGCGCGACTGGTGCGCGTCACGGCAGCGTGCAGCTCCTGTCACTCCACCTACCGGCTGCACGCGCCGTGAGGCGCTCGTCGGTCCGGTGACTTCCCCGGGCCGCGCGACCACCTTGCACTTCTCACCTGCACCACCTCGGCCGCAATGAACGGAGGACACATGTCAGGCAGAACGCTCGTTGGCTCGTTGCTGCTCGCCTCGTTGCACGTCTTGCCGGCACGGGCCCAGACGGCGGCCGACATGGCGGTCCTGAAGGGGCTGGCGCCAGTCGCCACGCTCGCGAAGACGAACGCGGGCCGGGCGGCCCTGGGGGCGAACTACACCGTGACCGGTGGCATCCAGACGGGGGAATGGAAGCAACCGACGCTCCTGCCATTCGCCGAGCAGCAGCAGCAAGCGCTCAAGGACGTCTTCATCACCGACAAGAATCTCGCCCAGTTGGCAGACGGCCTCGGGACGACCCTCGGGGCGGCGTATCTGGCCCGCGCGCATTACGTCGATCGCGATCACTTCACGAGCGTGTCGCCCGCCGTCGCCGGTGTCATCGCGTACGCCATTGCCGCAGCGCGCGCGAATTCCAACGCCGGCAAGTACTTCTTCGCGAACCTGACGACGGACGGAAAGGCTCCGGTGTCGCCGGACGCCAAGGCGATCCTGGACACGACGGGCGGTTCACCGGACATGTTCGGCCACGCCTACGGCTTTCCGGCCGGAAGCACCGGAGCGGGCGCCTTTGGCAATGCTCGGCCGTTCCAGACCGAACCGACGTTCGTCCGAATCGTTGGCCGGGATTATTTCGGGACTCCTGCGGACAACACGGTCTACAACCGCGGGCCGATGATGAACCTGATCAACAGCCCCTCCTTCCCGAGCGGTCACACGACGTATGGGTACATGGGGTCCCTTCTCCTGGCGCTCGTCGTGCCGGAGCGCTACCAGGAGATGATCGCGCGTGGAGCCGAGTACGGGAATGACCGCATCGTCGTCGGGGCGCACTACGCCATGGACGTCCTCGGCGGGCGCACCCTCGCGCTCTATGCCATGGCCCACGTGCTGGCCAACGATCCGTCCTACCTCGCGCAAACGTACAGGGGAGCTCCCAGCTTGAAGGACTTTCGCTCGGCGGTGATCACGGCGCGCGCCGACGTGCGGAAGGTGCTGGAAGTGGCGTGCGGCAAGGCGGTCGCCGAGTGCGCGAGGGAGGATATTGGACGCCTGAGCGATCCGGCCGCGAACGAAGCGTTCTACGCATCGACGCAGACATACGGGCTCCCGGTGGTCTACCCTGAGCGTGCACATGCCATGGTCGACGTCGGAGCGGTTGCGCCGGAGGCGGGGTACTTGCTGACCGTCGCCTTCCCTTCACTGACGCTCGAGCAGGCCAACGGCATCCTGACGAAGACGCTGGGACCAGGCGGTGGCTTCCTGGACGACGGCTCGGCGTTCGGCGTGTATTCTCGCCTCAACCTCTACGCCGCATCCCGGTACGCCGCTCGACAGGTGGCTGGGGGATGATTATCGGGTGACCGCTCCCATCGCCACCACCTCGAAGGCGGAGCTGGGGACGCGCGTGAGCGTGGAGAGGTTGTCGTCGCTCCAGCGCGGGTCGGGGGCCCCGGAGACATACCACCCCGATCCGTTGTCGGCCATGAACATGCCGTAGGTCTTCATCGCCGTGAGGATGGCCCGCACCTCGGGCGGAAAGGTGCTCACGTCGAACGAGGCCTTGAGGCGCACCCGCATCCCCATGGGCGGGAGGGCGCTCGACGTATCGCCACTGGCCCAGTGCCGCGCCGGCGCCACGTAGGCGCGCCGGCTCCGCGGGCAGGTGAAGCGCAGCGCGTGCTCGATCCGCCCCCGTTCCACCGCCTCGTCGTAGCGCACCAGCCCGGGGAAGATCGGTAGCCCCGCCGCGTCCGCCGACGTCCACCCAGCCGGCCGCAGCGCGTTGCTCGAGAGGTCGAAGACCGCCCCCGACCCGGCGCGCCATCGCTCGCCGCCGTCGAGCGGATGCGCGTCGAAGAGCTCGTACAGCTTCCAACCGAGGGTGTCGACCACGAGCACATGCCGGTCGCCGGTGCCGCCAGGTCCCCCCTCGATGGGCGGGGTGCGTGGAATCGGATACGGGCCGGGATCGCTCTCGTCGGCGTACACGAAGGTGACCGGGCGCCTGGCTTGCGAGGCGCCGACCAGCACGTACGGAATCCCGTTAGGCGCGCCGTCCCA encodes the following:
- a CDS encoding PA-phosphatase, which gives rise to MSGRTLVGSLLLASLHVLPARAQTAADMAVLKGLAPVATLAKTNAGRAALGANYTVTGGIQTGEWKQPTLLPFAEQQQQALKDVFITDKNLAQLADGLGTTLGAAYLARAHYVDRDHFTSVSPAVAGVIAYAIAAARANSNAGKYFFANLTTDGKAPVSPDAKAILDTTGGSPDMFGHAYGFPAGSTGAGAFGNARPFQTEPTFVRIVGRDYFGTPADNTVYNRGPMMNLINSPSFPSGHTTYGYMGSLLLALVVPERYQEMIARGAEYGNDRIVVGAHYAMDVLGGRTLALYAMAHVLANDPSYLAQTYRGAPSLKDFRSAVITARADVRKVLEVACGKAVAECAREDIGRLSDPAANEAFYASTQTYGLPVVYPERAHAMVDVGAVAPEAGYLLTVAFPSLTLEQANGILTKTLGPGGGFLDDGSAFGVYSRLNLYAASRYAARQVAGG